In a genomic window of Meleagris gallopavo isolate NT-WF06-2002-E0010 breed Aviagen turkey brand Nicholas breeding stock chromosome 1, Turkey_5.1, whole genome shotgun sequence:
- the LOC104917514 gene encoding olfactomedin-4-like has translation MEQSSISYTELDFQLLKVEISDLERLVTQLKSSVVGSNVIIDQIYLEITNLTILVNELESMDKNNILAIRRQVASLQNQLRECEESKNKTTAPPYFPPGKHLSCHEEQYNTWILETIVIILPSLDKLSRQLLIFHQQVQNEKEGRKQTLADTLVGFSRKKL, from the exons ATGGAACAGAGCAGCATATCTTACACAGAACTGGACTTCCAGTTACTCAAAGTGGAAATCAGTGACCTAGAAAGGCTGGTCACTCAGCTGAAATCCAGTGTTGTTGGGAGCAATGTCATCATCGATCAAATATATTTGGAG atCACAAATCTAACTATATTGGTAAATGAACTAGAATCAATGGACAAAAACAATATCCTTGCAATACGTCGACAAGTTGCATCTCTTCAGAATCAATTGAGAGAGTGTGAAgagagcaaaaacaaaactacagcaCCCCCTTATTTCCCACCAGGTAAGCATTTGTCTTGTCATGAGGAGCAATATAATACATGGATATTAGAAACGATTGTAATTATACTACCGAGTCTTGACAAATTGAGCAGGCAGCTACTAATCTTTCATCAACAggttcaaaatgaaaaagagggCAGGAAACAAACTCTTGCAGACACATTAGTTGGTTTCAGCCGGAAAAAGCTGTAA